A portion of the Myxococcus stipitatus genome contains these proteins:
- a CDS encoding HEAT repeat domain-containing protein, translated as MRHALLALVLLALLGTAAALTYSQLRAPPAAPETTAKAATTPASATPPPPAQAKDSHPARGVYAGSAACGECHEDEHAAWSKDWHARALSPATPQYVVGDFKKHTHFKGDSSEAWMRRDGERHFMRTRGADGQLAEFPVQWVVGGKRMQDPVTQMPDGRWQVLPVYFHVTGKGEWVDYSETKQGALTPDHPFFWTNFRRSTQHACLDCHVTGLDAKHDREARTWTTRFTDAGVACESCHGPGARHADTQDPKDIIQPAALSPELGFAVCAQCHGPRRPLYPILDAKHRFQPGQRYEDFYQPVVLYVGNERSGDYFTDGRPSTSSFEYQALIQSRCHTQGGATCLTCHTAPHAPQAPNELRRADKPTPHVSTGSATCRQCHAETFARGTAHTRHTARAAQDCLACHMPPVVSGVLDKFADHALDVPAPQNTTRHDIPNACNTCHAKQTPEAMSQAMARLWPKSAERQQRRVRLANAFDDKTADTGGRAALEAVLADTQEAPSLRGVAARVLARRHKREAVPLLRAALEGATDSHLRSDLIESLGMVGGKEATEELVPFLRDASTWVRQAAALTLASFGDARGVSAVQALASAPETEGLVQPHVMLGQLALRRKDLPAATREFERALDLQPYNTDVLVRLADVYVFQGQEERGKQRLQDALRFDPQSRAAKQRLSMLQQGR; from the coding sequence ATGCGCCACGCCCTGCTCGCCCTCGTCCTGCTCGCCCTGCTCGGTACGGCCGCGGCGCTCACGTACTCCCAGCTGCGCGCCCCGCCCGCCGCGCCCGAGACGACGGCGAAGGCCGCGACGACGCCCGCGAGCGCCACGCCTCCGCCCCCGGCCCAGGCGAAGGACAGCCACCCCGCGCGAGGCGTGTACGCGGGCTCCGCGGCGTGCGGCGAGTGCCACGAGGACGAGCACGCCGCGTGGAGCAAGGACTGGCACGCGCGCGCGCTGTCCCCGGCGACGCCGCAGTACGTGGTGGGCGACTTCAAGAAGCACACCCACTTCAAGGGCGACTCCAGCGAGGCGTGGATGCGCCGCGACGGTGAGCGGCACTTCATGCGCACCCGGGGCGCGGACGGGCAGCTGGCGGAGTTCCCGGTGCAGTGGGTGGTGGGCGGCAAGCGGATGCAGGACCCCGTCACGCAGATGCCGGACGGACGCTGGCAGGTGTTGCCGGTGTACTTCCACGTCACGGGCAAGGGCGAGTGGGTGGACTACTCGGAGACGAAGCAGGGCGCGCTGACGCCGGACCACCCGTTCTTCTGGACCAACTTCCGCCGCAGCACGCAGCACGCATGCCTGGACTGCCACGTCACGGGGCTCGACGCGAAGCACGACCGGGAGGCGCGGACGTGGACGACGCGCTTCACCGACGCGGGCGTGGCGTGCGAGAGCTGCCACGGGCCCGGCGCGCGGCACGCGGACACGCAGGACCCGAAGGACATCATCCAGCCGGCGGCCCTGTCGCCCGAGCTGGGCTTCGCGGTGTGCGCGCAGTGCCACGGGCCGCGCCGGCCGCTGTACCCCATCCTCGACGCGAAGCACCGCTTCCAGCCGGGCCAGCGCTACGAGGACTTCTACCAACCCGTCGTCCTCTACGTGGGCAACGAGCGCTCCGGCGACTACTTCACGGACGGGCGCCCCAGCACCTCCAGCTTCGAGTACCAGGCCCTCATCCAGTCGCGCTGCCACACCCAGGGCGGCGCCACCTGCCTCACCTGCCACACCGCGCCGCACGCGCCGCAGGCGCCCAACGAGCTGCGCCGCGCCGACAAGCCCACGCCCCACGTCTCCACGGGGTCGGCCACCTGTCGGCAGTGCCACGCGGAGACGTTCGCGCGGGGCACGGCCCACACGCGCCACACCGCGCGCGCCGCGCAGGACTGCCTGGCGTGCCACATGCCGCCCGTCGTCTCCGGCGTGCTGGACAAGTTCGCGGACCACGCGTTGGACGTGCCCGCGCCCCAGAACACCACGCGCCACGACATCCCCAACGCGTGCAACACCTGCCACGCGAAGCAGACGCCGGAGGCCATGTCCCAGGCCATGGCGAGGCTGTGGCCGAAGTCCGCCGAGCGGCAGCAGCGCCGCGTGCGGCTGGCGAACGCGTTCGACGACAAGACGGCGGACACCGGGGGCCGGGCGGCGCTGGAGGCGGTGCTCGCGGACACCCAGGAGGCACCCTCGCTGCGCGGCGTGGCGGCGCGGGTGCTGGCGCGGCGGCACAAGCGCGAGGCGGTGCCGCTCTTGCGCGCCGCGCTGGAGGGCGCCACGGACAGCCACCTGCGCTCGGACCTCATCGAGTCGCTGGGCATGGTGGGCGGCAAGGAGGCCACCGAGGAGCTGGTGCCCTTCCTCCGGGACGCGTCCACCTGGGTGCGTCAGGCCGCGGCGTTGACGCTGGCCAGCTTCGGGGACGCGCGCGGCGTGAGCGCCGTGCAGGCGCTGGCGAGCGCGCCGGAGACGGAGGGGCTGGTGCAGCCGCACGTCATGCTGGGGCAGCTCGCCCTGCGCCGCAAGGACCTGCCCGCCGCGACGCGCGAGTTCGAGCGCGCGCTGGACCTGCAGCCCTACAACACGGACGTCCTCGTCCGCCTGGCCGACGTGTATGTCTTCCAGGGGCAGGAGGAGCGCGGCAAGCAGCGACTCCAGGACGCGCTGCGCTTCGACCCCCAGAGCCGGGCGGCGAAACAGCGGCTGTCGATGCTCCAACAGGGCCGATGA
- a CDS encoding TolC family protein, with translation MNALLLALLLSRAGPVAGAPPAPSGSGPAVRQRTASATRAAAPPQQAVAQGTPAQEETPGGAAPRGGPPTGGASQADTEGPPVPEVSDPMLTPVPPAPLQVKSWDEALGMLRQRSTDLRTALAQVEAAAGQARIALAALLPTITGTVAVQLNVLDPDNTNLFFGGGGVGGGIGGGVGGGDTGGGDGNVGGGGLEHGRLGAFQDGSTPVEEIPESPAVHPTKPPGAGILSASVPLLNFPAIAGLRTAREAQRTASWSLAETRRQLSGALAQALVRVAAQERLAEVNRVNLRTALERLALAQRRLDLGAGTRLDVVRVQQDAESARALVVTGDESLRQARESLGLALGLAQAVGLERGVKVDQMLQRARKDCRPIQDLETRADLRVARSRVLVAERQVKEVKAQYLPSLFLSSSTVALTVKDDWVNVPLWNIGASLVLPFWDGGVREGALRQTRAQAEVARQQSVELERTATIQVIQARRGVEVARTSRDISSRERQLAEENDRLTRRSFEVGTGTSLELIQTAAALRQAELALVVREFQLEQALVEAFLAEAACDW, from the coding sequence ATGAACGCCCTGCTGCTCGCCCTCCTGCTCTCGCGCGCCGGCCCTGTCGCTGGCGCGCCGCCCGCACCCTCCGGGTCCGGCCCCGCCGTGCGGCAGCGGACAGCCAGCGCCACTCGCGCCGCGGCGCCGCCCCAGCAGGCGGTGGCCCAGGGCACACCCGCCCAGGAGGAGACGCCGGGAGGCGCCGCGCCCCGAGGAGGGCCCCCAACGGGGGGCGCGTCCCAGGCGGACACGGAGGGGCCGCCGGTCCCCGAGGTCTCGGACCCGATGCTGACCCCCGTGCCACCCGCGCCCCTCCAGGTGAAGTCCTGGGACGAGGCGCTCGGCATGCTCCGTCAGCGCTCCACGGACCTGCGCACGGCGCTGGCGCAGGTGGAGGCCGCGGCGGGACAGGCGCGCATCGCGCTGGCGGCGCTGCTGCCCACCATCACCGGCACGGTGGCCGTGCAGCTCAACGTGCTCGACCCGGACAACACGAACCTCTTCTTCGGGGGCGGCGGCGTGGGCGGTGGGATTGGCGGGGGCGTGGGCGGCGGCGACACCGGAGGCGGCGACGGGAACGTGGGAGGCGGAGGGCTGGAGCACGGGCGGCTCGGCGCCTTCCAGGACGGTTCCACGCCGGTCGAGGAGATTCCGGAGAGCCCGGCGGTGCATCCCACCAAGCCGCCCGGGGCGGGCATCCTCTCCGCCTCCGTGCCGCTGCTGAACTTCCCGGCCATCGCGGGGCTGCGCACCGCGCGCGAGGCCCAGCGCACCGCCTCGTGGTCCCTGGCGGAGACGCGCCGTCAGCTCAGCGGGGCGTTGGCGCAGGCGCTGGTGCGGGTGGCCGCCCAGGAGCGGCTGGCCGAGGTCAACCGCGTCAACCTGCGCACGGCGCTGGAGCGGCTGGCGCTCGCGCAGCGGCGGTTGGACCTGGGCGCGGGCACGCGGCTGGACGTGGTGCGCGTGCAGCAGGACGCGGAGTCAGCGCGCGCGCTGGTGGTGACGGGCGACGAGAGCCTGCGGCAGGCGCGCGAGTCGCTCGGCCTGGCGCTGGGGTTGGCCCAGGCGGTGGGCCTGGAGCGCGGCGTCAAAGTGGACCAGATGCTGCAACGCGCGCGCAAGGACTGCCGGCCCATCCAGGACCTGGAGACGCGCGCGGACCTTCGGGTGGCGCGCTCGCGCGTCCTCGTGGCGGAGCGCCAGGTGAAGGAGGTCAAGGCGCAGTACCTGCCCTCGCTGTTCCTGAGCAGCTCCACGGTCGCCCTCACGGTGAAGGATGACTGGGTGAACGTGCCGCTGTGGAACATCGGCGCAAGCCTGGTGCTGCCCTTCTGGGATGGCGGCGTCCGCGAGGGCGCGCTGCGGCAGACGCGGGCGCAGGCGGAGGTGGCGCGCCAGCAGTCGGTGGAGCTGGAGCGCACCGCCACCATCCAGGTAATCCAGGCGCGCCGGGGCGTGGAGGTGGCGCGCACGTCCCGCGACATCTCCTCGCGCGAGCGCCAGCTCGCCGAGGAGAACGACCGGCTCACCCGGCGCAGCTTCGAGGTGGGCACCGGCACCAGCCTGGAGCTCATCCAGACGGCGGCGGCGCTGCGCCAGGCGGAGCTGGCGCTGGTGGTGCGCGAGTTCCAGCTCGAGCAGGCCCTGGTCGAGGCATTCCTTGCGGAGGCGGCATGCGACTGGTGA
- a CDS encoding efflux RND transporter periplasmic adaptor subunit: MRLVRRTWAAGCAAALALAGCKGSGKEDGPQGGQAGENKAMPVQVLSLAPGEVRDAAEYVGTLISRSSITVFPQVAGYVQAIPVRPGSWVQRDEVLLVVDPRRENAGLRAIQAQRASALAQREYAQRTRERSEQLLREGLQSRQDYEQAVAQAQQADAAARAIEAQIQSQQVQLGFYEVSAPFKGVVGNFPVKVGDYVSPQTPLTTLDQSKVLEISVDVPVERAREIRVGQTPMEVLDAEGKPVVGAPVFYVAAVPNAATQLVQVKAAFENTEGLRAGQLVRVRVTYDIREALTVPTAAVTKISSQSFVYVAAPSDGGTVARRTPVEVGDVTGNNYEVTGELDAGVTVVVSSIQLLRDGQPIRPMTGNPQAPAMGGGADAGTGGAGGPDAGH; this comes from the coding sequence ATGCGACTGGTGAGGAGGACATGGGCGGCGGGGTGCGCGGCGGCCCTGGCGCTGGCGGGGTGCAAGGGCTCCGGCAAGGAAGACGGCCCCCAGGGGGGCCAGGCCGGCGAGAACAAGGCCATGCCCGTGCAGGTGCTGTCGCTCGCGCCCGGCGAGGTCCGCGACGCCGCCGAGTACGTGGGCACGCTCATCTCCCGCAGCAGCATCACCGTGTTTCCGCAGGTCGCCGGCTACGTGCAGGCGATTCCGGTGCGGCCCGGCTCCTGGGTGCAGCGCGACGAGGTCCTGCTGGTGGTGGACCCCCGCCGCGAGAACGCCGGCCTGCGCGCCATCCAGGCCCAGCGCGCCTCCGCCCTGGCCCAGCGCGAGTACGCGCAGCGCACGCGAGAGCGCAGCGAGCAGCTGCTGCGCGAGGGGCTCCAGAGCCGCCAGGACTACGAGCAGGCGGTGGCGCAGGCGCAGCAGGCGGACGCGGCGGCGCGCGCCATCGAGGCGCAGATCCAATCGCAGCAGGTGCAGCTCGGCTTCTACGAGGTGAGCGCGCCCTTCAAGGGCGTGGTGGGCAACTTCCCGGTGAAGGTGGGCGACTACGTCTCGCCGCAGACGCCGCTCACCACGCTGGACCAGAGCAAGGTGCTGGAGATTTCCGTGGACGTGCCGGTGGAGCGGGCCCGCGAGATTCGCGTGGGCCAGACGCCCATGGAGGTGCTCGACGCGGAGGGCAAGCCGGTGGTGGGCGCGCCCGTCTTCTACGTCGCCGCCGTCCCCAACGCCGCCACGCAGCTGGTGCAGGTGAAGGCGGCCTTCGAGAACACGGAGGGCCTGCGCGCCGGACAGCTGGTGCGCGTGCGCGTCACCTACGACATCCGCGAGGCGCTCACCGTGCCCACCGCGGCGGTGACGAAGATCAGCAGCCAGTCCTTCGTCTACGTCGCGGCGCCGTCGGACGGGGGCACGGTGGCCCGGCGCACGCCGGTGGAGGTGGGCGACGTGACGGGCAACAACTACGAGGTCACGGGGGAGCTGGACGCGGGCGTCACCGTGGTGGTCAGCAGCATCCAGCTCCTGCGCGACGGCCAACCCATCCGCCCCATGACCGGCAATCCCCAGGCGCCGGCCATGGGCGGGGGCGCGGACGCGGGCACCGGCGGCGCGGGCGGCCCGGACGCGGGACACTGA
- a CDS encoding efflux RND transporter permease subunit, producing the protein MFTDFFIRRPIFASVLSIIITLTGVISIPGLPIEQYPDLSLPQVQVTSTYVGASAETVESAVTTVLERQLNGVQDMRYISSTSSNTGTSTIIVTFEQGRDLDIAAVDVQNRVATASPQLPAAVNALGVTVNKAQTQLLMAFGLFDQNERYDTGFLSNYADVYIRDAILRVKGVGDVRIFGERRFAMRLWLDPTELARRKLTAADVVAALSAQNVQVGAGTVGQEPAPKGQNYQFTLQVKGQLATAEEFGAIVVQRGADGSLVRLRDVGRAELGAENYTQLLRFNGREAVGLGIFQLPGSNALDVRDGVLKELARLEKNFPPGMKYQVAFDTTAAVQASIEEVLITLGEAVLLVVLVIFVFLHGWRSVLVVATTLPVSLVGTFLFVSAFGFSLNTLTLFGLTLATGLVVDDAIVVIENVERTMEEGLPPREATQHGMRQVAGAVVAIALVLSAVFVPVSFFPGTTGSIYRQFALTLAFSISLSALVALTLSPALCARLLRPHEGQKWKVFRQFDRAMDRFRDGYGHLLRRLIGPLKWPVVIVFCLCLLGTLWVYTATPSGFIPDEDQGYVIVAVQGPEGTSLDYTRRVLLQTEDVMRKQPEVADIFTVGGFSLLGTGANYGTLFVNLHPWEDRKKKEESVAAIVERLRMPLLAIGGARVLPFQPPAIRGVGSVGGFEFVLEDQLGNRSLTQLAQTTEALVGQANQSPVLRGVFSSYTANTPLLNIEVDREKALSLGVPLESLFSTLQVYLGSRYVNDFTFSNRVYRVYVQAAMPFRSKPKDIGALYVRATSGDMVPLENLVRIQPITSAQNIQHYNLYRSAELYGQAAPGSSTGQALDAMEAKARETLPEGYTFEWTGLSLEQQEAGGKVLLIFALGIVFVFLVLSAQYESFALPFVILLGVPVAMLGALGFVNLRGLQNDVFCQVGLVMLVGLSSKNAILIVEFAEQLRHQGRGVMDSAIHAAQTRLRPILMTSFAFLMGVVPLVLASGAGAAARKSLGTTVFGGMLLSTFVNLIFIPVLYAVVEATRSRLLKRHEHARPGGGDGTPPSGPPEQPQPA; encoded by the coding sequence ATGTTCACGGACTTCTTCATCCGCCGGCCCATCTTCGCCAGCGTCCTGTCCATCATCATCACCCTGACGGGCGTCATCAGCATCCCGGGGCTGCCCATCGAGCAGTACCCGGACCTGTCGCTGCCCCAGGTCCAGGTGACGTCGACGTACGTCGGCGCGTCCGCGGAGACGGTGGAGAGCGCCGTCACCACGGTGCTGGAGCGGCAGCTCAACGGCGTGCAGGACATGCGCTACATCTCGTCCACCAGCAGCAACACCGGGACGAGCACCATCATCGTCACGTTCGAGCAGGGGCGGGACCTGGACATCGCGGCGGTGGACGTGCAGAACCGCGTGGCCACCGCGTCGCCGCAGCTGCCGGCGGCGGTCAACGCGCTGGGCGTCACCGTCAACAAGGCGCAGACGCAGCTGCTCATGGCCTTCGGCCTGTTCGACCAGAACGAGCGCTACGACACGGGCTTCCTGAGCAACTACGCGGACGTCTACATCCGCGACGCCATCCTGCGCGTGAAGGGCGTGGGCGACGTGCGCATCTTCGGCGAGCGGCGCTTCGCCATGCGGCTGTGGCTGGACCCCACGGAGCTGGCGCGGCGCAAGCTGACGGCGGCGGACGTGGTGGCGGCGCTCAGCGCGCAGAACGTGCAGGTGGGCGCGGGCACGGTGGGCCAGGAGCCGGCGCCCAAGGGGCAGAACTACCAGTTCACCCTCCAGGTGAAGGGCCAGCTCGCCACGGCGGAGGAGTTCGGCGCCATCGTCGTGCAGCGCGGCGCGGACGGCTCGCTGGTGCGGCTGAGGGACGTGGGCCGGGCGGAGCTGGGCGCGGAGAACTACACGCAGCTGCTGCGCTTCAACGGCCGGGAGGCGGTGGGCCTGGGCATCTTCCAGCTCCCGGGCTCCAACGCGCTGGACGTGCGCGACGGCGTGCTCAAGGAGCTCGCGCGGCTGGAGAAGAACTTCCCCCCGGGCATGAAGTACCAGGTCGCCTTCGACACGACGGCCGCGGTGCAGGCCTCCATCGAGGAGGTGCTCATCACGCTGGGCGAGGCGGTGCTGCTGGTGGTGCTCGTCATCTTCGTCTTCCTGCACGGCTGGCGCAGCGTGCTGGTGGTGGCCACGACGCTGCCCGTCTCGCTGGTGGGGACGTTCCTCTTCGTCAGCGCGTTCGGGTTCTCGCTCAACACGCTGACGCTGTTCGGCCTCACGCTGGCCACGGGCCTGGTGGTGGACGACGCCATCGTCGTCATCGAGAACGTGGAGCGGACGATGGAGGAGGGCCTGCCGCCGCGCGAGGCCACCCAGCACGGCATGCGCCAGGTGGCGGGCGCGGTGGTGGCCATCGCCCTGGTGCTCTCCGCGGTGTTCGTCCCCGTGTCCTTCTTCCCGGGCACGACGGGCTCCATCTACCGGCAGTTCGCGCTCACCCTCGCCTTCTCCATCAGCCTCTCCGCCCTGGTGGCGCTCACCCTCTCGCCCGCGCTGTGCGCGCGGCTGCTGCGTCCGCACGAGGGCCAGAAGTGGAAGGTGTTCCGCCAGTTCGACCGGGCGATGGACCGCTTCCGCGACGGCTACGGACACCTGCTCCGGCGGCTCATCGGCCCGCTGAAGTGGCCCGTGGTCATCGTGTTCTGCCTCTGCCTGCTGGGCACGCTCTGGGTCTACACCGCCACGCCCTCCGGCTTCATCCCGGACGAGGACCAGGGCTACGTCATCGTCGCGGTGCAGGGCCCGGAGGGCACGTCGCTGGACTACACGCGGCGGGTGCTGCTGCAGACCGAGGACGTGATGCGCAAGCAGCCGGAGGTGGCGGACATCTTCACCGTGGGCGGCTTCTCGCTGCTGGGCACGGGCGCCAACTACGGCACGCTGTTCGTCAACCTGCACCCGTGGGAGGACCGCAAGAAGAAGGAGGAGAGCGTGGCGGCCATCGTCGAGCGGCTGCGCATGCCGCTGCTCGCCATCGGCGGCGCGCGCGTGCTGCCCTTCCAGCCGCCGGCCATCCGCGGCGTGGGCAGCGTGGGCGGCTTCGAGTTCGTGCTCGAGGACCAGCTGGGCAACCGCTCGCTGACGCAGCTGGCGCAGACGACGGAGGCGCTGGTGGGGCAGGCCAACCAGTCCCCGGTGCTGCGCGGCGTGTTCTCGTCGTACACGGCCAACACCCCGCTGCTGAACATCGAGGTGGACCGGGAGAAGGCGCTGTCGCTGGGGGTGCCGCTGGAGTCGCTCTTCTCCACGCTCCAGGTGTACCTGGGCAGCCGGTACGTGAACGACTTCACCTTCTCCAACCGCGTGTACCGCGTGTACGTGCAGGCGGCCATGCCCTTCCGCAGCAAGCCCAAGGACATTGGCGCGCTGTATGTCCGCGCGACGTCCGGGGACATGGTGCCGCTGGAGAACCTGGTGCGCATCCAGCCCATCACCAGCGCGCAGAACATCCAGCACTACAACCTGTATCGCTCCGCGGAGCTGTATGGCCAGGCGGCGCCGGGCTCCAGCACCGGCCAGGCGCTCGACGCGATGGAGGCCAAGGCGCGCGAGACGCTGCCGGAGGGCTACACGTTCGAGTGGACGGGCCTGTCCCTGGAGCAGCAGGAGGCGGGCGGCAAGGTGCTGCTCATCTTCGCGCTCGGCATCGTGTTCGTGTTCCTGGTGTTGTCCGCGCAGTACGAGAGCTTCGCCCTGCCCTTCGTCATCCTCCTGGGCGTGCCGGTGGCCATGCTGGGGGCGCTGGGCTTCGTGAACCTGCGCGGGCTGCAGAACGACGTGTTCTGCCAGGTGGGGCTGGTGATGCTGGTGGGCCTGTCGAGCAAGAACGCCATCCTCATCGTCGAGTTCGCCGAGCAGCTGCGCCACCAGGGGCGCGGCGTCATGGACTCCGCCATCCACGCGGCGCAGACGCGCCTGCGACCCATCCTGATGACGTCCTTCGCCTTCCTCATGGGCGTGGTGCCGCTGGTGCTCGCCAGCGGCGCGGGCGCGGCGGCGCGCAAGTCGCTGGGCACCACGGTGTTCGGCGGCATGTTGCTGTCCACCTTCGTCAACCTCATCTTCATCCCCGTGCTGTACGCGGTGGTGGAGGCGACGCGCTCACGCCTGCTCAAGCGCCACGAACACGCTCGCCCGGGCGGTGGTGACGGCACCCCGCCGAGCGGGCCGCCGGAGCAACCGCAGCCGGCGTAA
- a CDS encoding patatin-like phospholipase family protein, which yields MARSTPLDVQRRRLYALKRAPALRHTSNTVLLQMLELAWEVSWAKDTVLCEEGQQAQGFFLLLEGELEAHRDDELLLTVRPGTPLGFEALVGGRYTVTARAATACKGLFFPRDAVWTLVQGRAGLRQDLKRLLATAPSTPEEGPPRVEVVAFDSLVSGVPLSRLVELVAKVITHDFKDRVLLVRTAAGAAPDTPVVKGADGVLRATVPQPTPGAPGRLALERLRDITRTHDPHYVFLDGCELADAPLVDKQVRLVARVDDIRSRAPEDPRVLPTVVIDPKSPPRGAVLGGEPHERARPVSSVLPACVLRLDLAKLERLTVDSRPLSALELERAEREALGRWARALTHRRVGLALSGGGVWGFYHVYTLRWLVAHGVPVDFVSSSSMGSLVGAYFCGTALEGRDGLEGLSWLEERAMSRQLTLAAAAAFVTTYSLERFVARDLGDLSLEELPIRFLPVTTDLTSGDCVALERGPVARAVRASGSAPGIWAPTMVPPARYVDGAFTSMVPASVLVNAGADLVFSSNIFPFGPRETAWTPESRMGRFIAGLDPVARVLDLVASGVLLLHRNGDAESLMADVSYDIQSADAPLLTAMEFTKARDILQRAAGDSALQWKLVELKDHWRRLRSRCGRYGRRGGGRQAA from the coding sequence ATGGCCCGCTCCACGCCTCTCGACGTCCAGCGTCGTCGGCTCTACGCGCTCAAGCGAGCGCCCGCGCTGCGCCACACCAGCAACACCGTGTTGCTCCAGATGCTGGAGCTCGCCTGGGAGGTGAGCTGGGCGAAGGACACGGTGCTGTGCGAGGAGGGCCAGCAGGCGCAGGGCTTCTTCCTGCTCCTGGAGGGCGAGCTGGAGGCGCACCGCGACGACGAGCTGTTGTTGACGGTGCGGCCCGGCACGCCGCTGGGCTTCGAGGCGCTGGTGGGCGGGCGCTACACCGTCACCGCCCGCGCGGCCACCGCCTGCAAGGGTTTGTTCTTCCCGCGCGACGCGGTGTGGACGCTCGTGCAGGGCCGCGCCGGGCTGCGACAGGATTTGAAGCGCCTGTTGGCGACCGCGCCGAGCACGCCGGAGGAGGGGCCGCCCCGGGTGGAGGTGGTGGCCTTCGACAGCCTGGTGAGCGGCGTGCCGCTGTCGCGGCTCGTCGAGCTGGTGGCGAAGGTCATCACCCACGACTTCAAGGACCGGGTGCTGCTGGTGCGCACCGCCGCCGGGGCCGCGCCGGACACGCCCGTGGTGAAGGGGGCCGACGGCGTGCTGCGCGCCACGGTGCCCCAGCCGACGCCGGGCGCGCCGGGGCGGCTGGCGCTGGAGCGGCTGCGCGACATCACCCGGACGCACGACCCGCACTATGTCTTCCTGGACGGCTGCGAGCTGGCGGACGCGCCGCTGGTCGACAAGCAGGTGCGGCTGGTGGCCCGGGTGGACGACATTCGCTCCCGGGCGCCGGAGGACCCCCGCGTGCTGCCCACGGTGGTCATCGACCCGAAGTCGCCGCCCCGGGGCGCGGTGCTGGGGGGCGAGCCTCACGAGCGCGCCAGGCCCGTGTCCAGCGTGCTGCCCGCGTGCGTGCTGCGGCTGGACCTGGCGAAGCTGGAGCGGCTGACGGTGGACTCGCGGCCCCTGTCCGCGCTGGAGCTGGAGCGCGCGGAGCGGGAGGCGCTGGGGCGCTGGGCGCGCGCGCTGACGCACCGGCGCGTGGGGCTGGCGCTCAGCGGCGGCGGGGTGTGGGGCTTCTACCACGTGTACACCCTGCGCTGGCTGGTGGCGCACGGCGTGCCGGTGGACTTCGTGAGCAGCTCCAGCATGGGGTCGCTGGTGGGGGCCTACTTCTGCGGCACCGCGCTGGAGGGGCGCGACGGGCTGGAGGGCCTGTCCTGGCTGGAGGAGCGGGCGATGAGCCGGCAGCTCACCCTGGCGGCGGCGGCGGCGTTCGTCACCACGTATTCGCTGGAGCGCTTCGTCGCGAGGGACCTGGGAGACCTGTCGCTGGAGGAGCTGCCCATCCGCTTCCTGCCGGTGACGACGGACCTGACGAGCGGGGACTGCGTGGCGTTGGAGCGGGGGCCGGTGGCGCGGGCGGTGCGCGCGAGCGGTTCGGCGCCGGGCATCTGGGCGCCGACGATGGTGCCCCCCGCGCGCTACGTGGACGGGGCCTTCACCAGCATGGTGCCCGCGAGCGTGCTGGTGAACGCGGGCGCGGACCTCGTCTTCTCGAGCAACATCTTCCCCTTCGGCCCGCGCGAGACGGCCTGGACGCCGGAGAGCCGCATGGGCCGCTTCATCGCGGGGCTCGACCCGGTGGCGCGAGTGCTGGACCTGGTCGCCAGCGGTGTGTTGCTGTTGCACCGCAACGGTGACGCGGAGAGCTTGATGGCCGACGTGAGCTACGACATCCAATCCGCGGACGCGCCCTTGTTGACGGCCATGGAGTTCACCAAAGCGCGGGACATCCTCCAGCGCGCCGCCGGGGACTCGGCCCTCCAGTGGAAGCTGGTCGAACTGAAGGACCACTGGCGGAGGCTGCGCTCGCGGTGCGGTCGCTACGGCCGCCGCGGTGGGGGGCGGCAGGCGGCATGA
- a CDS encoding 3-oxoacyl-ACP synthase III family protein — protein sequence MIPVRILGTASLQPGPAVTTAELCARVGRDAAEVERKTGIRARHFAPPGVTCAEVAARALGDALAAAGLEARALRRILCVTSMGGDVTAPATANRVAARLGLSGSCDAMDLGNACMGFLSAFDLAARSVATGLGPVGVVAVELLSRTTTPEDPRPYLVLGDAAAAAVLGAARPGEGVLGVALGNDGSMPTDVVLENPHVTGKLERMRFLTPSREMTRVALGALKRAAREVLDEAGLAMREVEWVVTHQPNGSMLEAVLEALEVPPERGVRVVDTVGSVGSASLPTSLDQLLRTRPVKAGDRILMVGVGAGVAHGAVLYRVGG from the coding sequence ATGATTCCCGTGCGAATCCTGGGGACGGCGAGCCTCCAGCCGGGGCCCGCGGTGACGACGGCGGAGCTGTGCGCGCGCGTGGGGCGCGACGCGGCGGAGGTGGAGCGCAAGACGGGCATCCGCGCCCGGCACTTCGCGCCGCCGGGCGTGACGTGCGCGGAGGTGGCCGCGCGGGCGCTGGGTGACGCGCTGGCGGCGGCGGGGCTGGAGGCGAGGGCCCTGCGACGCATCCTCTGCGTCACGTCGATGGGAGGCGACGTCACCGCGCCCGCGACGGCGAACCGGGTGGCGGCGCGGCTGGGGCTGTCGGGGAGCTGCGACGCCATGGACCTGGGCAACGCGTGCATGGGCTTCCTGAGCGCCTTCGACCTGGCGGCGCGCTCGGTGGCGACGGGGCTGGGGCCGGTGGGCGTGGTGGCGGTGGAGCTGCTGTCGCGCACGACGACGCCGGAGGACCCTCGGCCGTACCTGGTGCTGGGGGACGCGGCGGCGGCGGCGGTGCTGGGCGCGGCGCGGCCCGGCGAGGGCGTGCTGGGCGTGGCGCTGGGCAACGACGGCTCGATGCCCACGGACGTGGTGTTGGAGAACCCGCACGTGACGGGGAAGCTGGAGCGGATGCGCTTCCTGACGCCGAGCCGGGAGATGACGCGCGTGGCGCTGGGGGCGCTGAAGCGGGCGGCGCGCGAGGTGCTGGACGAGGCGGGCCTGGCGATGCGCGAGGTGGAGTGGGTGGTGACGCACCAGCCGAACGGCAGCATGCTGGAGGCGGTGTTGGAGGCGCTCGAGGTGCCGCCGGAGCGCGGGGTGCGGGTGGTGGACACGGTGGGCAGCGTGGGCTCCGCGTCGCTGCCCACGAGCCTGGACCAGCTGCTGCGCACGCGGCCGGTGAAGGCCGGGGACCGCATCCTGATGGTGGGGGTGGGCGCGGGCGTGGCCCATGGCGCGGTGCTGTACCGGGTGGGCGGATGA